The following coding sequences are from one Bufo bufo chromosome 2, aBufBuf1.1, whole genome shotgun sequence window:
- the POLE4 gene encoding DNA polymerase epsilon subunit 4 yields MAAEEEMTANVAAIPEAGEGPENTEAPAPPVASQKLIRLPMSRVKSIMKSDPDVSLASQEAVMIISKATELFIETIAKDAYVYAQRGKRKTLQRKDLDNAIDAFDEFAFLEGTLD; encoded by the exons ATGGCTGCTGAAGAGGAGATGACTGCGAATGTCGCCGCGATACCTGAGGCTGGCGAAGGTCCCGAGAACACAGAGGCCCCCGCGCCGCCAGTGGCGTCTCAGAAGCTGATTAGACTTCCCATGTCCCGGGTAAAGTCGATAATGAAGTCAGATCCGGACGTGTCACTTGCCAGTCAGGAGGCCGTGATGATCATCAGCAAGGCGACG GAATTATTCATTGAAACTATTGCCAAAGATGCATATGTGTATGCCCAACGAGGAAAAAGGAAAACGCTGCAGCGGAAGGACCTCG ATAATGCAATAGATGCTTTTGATGAATTTGCATTTTTGGAAG